In Paractinoplanes brasiliensis, the following proteins share a genomic window:
- a CDS encoding cellulase family glycosylhydrolase, which yields MRRWRILAGVAVAAVAATAATAIALPAGAETAVFTVASSWSNGYQGQVEVRNNTSSTISTWRVQLTLPAGTTVVNSWNTTQSASGSTYTFTPAGWNATLAAGASTSFGFIAGGAGRPTSCTVNGVSCDGSTTPPTSAPPTTPPTSAPPTGTTPVAINGQLRVCGTKLCNSNGKAIQLRGMSTHGLQWFAKCYNKNSLDALANDWKADLLRISMYVQEGGYETNPAGFTSQVNGLVDQAESRGLYALIDFHTLTPGDPNYNLARAKTFFNEVSARNANKKNVIYEITNEPNGVSWAGIKSYAEQVIPVIRANDPDAVIIVGTRGWSSLGVSEGGNSSEITANPVNASNIMYAFHFYAASHLDNYRAEVQRAAASLPLFVTEFGTVTYTGGGQVDLQSTGTWLDLLDRLQISYANWTYSDADESSAAFRSGTCNGSDYSSGVLSESGTYLKSRISTPDNF from the coding sequence ATGCGCAGATGGAGAATCCTCGCCGGTGTCGCCGTGGCGGCGGTCGCCGCGACGGCGGCCACGGCCATCGCCCTGCCGGCCGGCGCCGAGACGGCCGTCTTCACCGTGGCCAGCTCGTGGAGCAACGGCTATCAGGGCCAGGTCGAGGTCAGGAACAACACCTCGTCCACGATCAGCACCTGGCGGGTTCAGCTGACTTTGCCCGCCGGAACGACGGTCGTCAACTCCTGGAACACCACGCAGTCGGCCTCCGGCTCGACCTACACGTTCACGCCGGCCGGCTGGAACGCCACGCTCGCGGCGGGCGCGTCGACGTCCTTCGGGTTCATCGCCGGCGGCGCCGGTCGTCCCACGTCGTGCACGGTCAACGGCGTCTCCTGTGACGGGTCGACCACCCCGCCGACCTCTGCCCCGCCGACCACGCCGCCCACCTCGGCTCCCCCGACCGGCACCACCCCGGTCGCGATCAACGGGCAGCTGCGGGTCTGCGGCACCAAGCTGTGCAACTCCAACGGCAAGGCCATCCAGCTGCGCGGCATGAGCACCCACGGCCTGCAGTGGTTCGCCAAGTGCTACAACAAGAACTCGCTGGACGCGCTGGCCAACGACTGGAAGGCCGACCTGCTGCGCATCTCGATGTACGTGCAGGAGGGCGGCTACGAGACCAACCCGGCCGGCTTCACGTCGCAGGTCAACGGGCTGGTCGACCAGGCCGAGAGCCGCGGGCTGTACGCGCTGATCGACTTCCACACGCTGACCCCGGGCGACCCGAACTACAACCTGGCCCGCGCCAAGACGTTCTTCAACGAGGTCTCGGCCCGCAACGCGAACAAGAAGAACGTCATCTACGAGATCACCAACGAGCCCAACGGCGTCAGCTGGGCCGGCATCAAGAGCTACGCCGAGCAGGTCATTCCCGTGATCCGCGCCAACGACCCGGACGCCGTGATCATCGTCGGCACCCGCGGCTGGTCGTCGCTGGGCGTCTCCGAGGGCGGCAACTCCAGCGAGATCACCGCGAATCCGGTCAACGCGAGCAACATCATGTACGCGTTCCACTTCTACGCCGCGTCACACCTGGACAACTACCGCGCCGAGGTGCAGCGGGCGGCAGCCTCGCTCCCGCTGTTCGTCACCGAGTTCGGCACCGTCACCTACACCGGCGGCGGCCAGGTCGACCTGCAGAGCACCGGCACGTGGCTCGACCTGCTCGACCGCCTGCAGATCAGCTACGCCAACTGGACGTACTCCGACGCCGACGAGAGCAGCGCCGCCTTCCGGTCCGGCACCTGCAACGGCTCGGACTACAGCAGCGGCGTGCTGAGCGAGTCGGGCACGTACCTGAAGAGCCGCATCAGCACCCCGGACAACTTCTGA
- the ppc gene encoding phosphoenolpyruvate carboxylase, with translation MTDQHGHLDPDGPDAALRADIRRIGTLLGQTLARQEGRPLLDLVEEIRALVRQEPEAAADRLAAMDVTTGTKLARAFSTYFHLANITEQVHRSRDLRRRRARDGGWLDQAAKLIAERGVPSDEIAAAARRLAVRPVFTAHPTEAARRSILSKLRQLADALDAEAAAQVLYGQSDTTASTRKFAELIDLLWQTDELRLDRPDPTDEARNAVYYLKDLYAEAAPQVLADLAETLRQLGVETAPTARPLTFGSWIGGDRDGNPFVTPAVTRDVLLIQHEHGIQATEAAMDQLIDVLSVSRRLRGVSLDLSASLAKDLDNLPEVAPRFRRTNAEEPYRLKVRAIKAKLANTRARLRNGTAHVAGRDYLGSDELISDLELIRASLARNSGQLTAVGVVATAIRTVSAFGLQLATLDVREHAEKHHEVLQQMYAQVGEVEDYAALDRAERTKLLATELAGRRPLASADTPLTDSARKTFDVFNTIRDVQDRFGADVIETYIISMTLGVDDVLAAAVLAREAGLVDIHTGRARVNIVPLLETPAELDAGGDLLDEMLTLPAYREIVRARGDVQEVMLGYSDSNKEGGITTSQWGIHKAQRSLRDVAARHGVRLRLFHGRGGTVGRGGGPTHEAILAQPYGTLDGAIKVTEQGEVISDKYTLPALARENLELTVAAVLQATLLHTSPSVDLERLARWDRTMDTASDAAYAQYRSLVENPDLPAYFWAATPTELLGALNIGSRPAKRPNTDAGLGGLRAIPWVFGWTQTRQIVPGWFGVGTGLKAAREAGHAEALREMHANWQFFQTFLSNVEMMLNKTDLTIAHRYVETLVPEHLHPIFETIRAEYELTVREVLAITGTSELLENQPELKRTLGVRDTYLEPLHHLQVALLRQYREAGEADRQAMVAPGARRSPSDSTALERALLTSVNGIAAGMRNTG, from the coding sequence ATGACCGACCAGCACGGCCACCTCGACCCCGACGGTCCTGACGCCGCCCTGCGCGCCGACATCCGGCGGATCGGCACCCTGCTCGGGCAGACCCTGGCCCGCCAGGAAGGCCGTCCGCTGCTCGACCTGGTCGAGGAGATTCGCGCGCTCGTCCGGCAGGAGCCCGAGGCTGCCGCCGACCGGCTCGCGGCCATGGACGTCACCACCGGCACCAAACTGGCCCGCGCGTTCTCGACGTATTTCCACCTGGCCAACATCACCGAGCAGGTGCACCGCTCGCGTGACCTGCGCCGGCGCCGGGCCCGCGACGGCGGCTGGCTCGACCAGGCGGCCAAGCTGATCGCCGAGCGGGGGGTGCCGTCCGACGAGATCGCCGCGGCCGCCCGCCGCCTCGCGGTCCGCCCGGTCTTCACCGCGCACCCCACCGAGGCCGCCCGACGCTCGATCCTGTCCAAGCTGCGCCAGCTGGCCGACGCGCTCGACGCCGAGGCCGCGGCTCAGGTGCTCTACGGCCAGTCCGACACAACCGCCTCGACGCGCAAGTTCGCCGAGCTCATCGACCTGCTGTGGCAGACCGACGAGCTGCGGCTGGACAGGCCCGACCCGACCGACGAGGCCCGCAACGCGGTCTACTACCTCAAGGACCTCTACGCCGAGGCCGCGCCGCAGGTGCTGGCCGACCTGGCCGAGACGCTGCGGCAGCTGGGCGTCGAGACGGCGCCGACGGCCCGCCCGCTGACCTTCGGCTCGTGGATCGGCGGCGACCGCGACGGCAATCCGTTCGTCACTCCGGCCGTCACCCGCGACGTGCTGCTGATCCAGCACGAGCACGGCATTCAGGCCACCGAGGCCGCGATGGACCAGCTCATCGACGTGTTGTCGGTGTCGCGGCGGCTGCGCGGGGTCTCGCTCGACCTGTCCGCCTCGCTTGCCAAAGACCTGGACAACCTGCCCGAGGTCGCGCCCCGGTTCCGCCGCACCAACGCCGAGGAGCCGTACAGGCTGAAGGTCCGCGCGATCAAGGCCAAGCTCGCGAACACCCGGGCCCGGCTGCGCAACGGCACCGCGCACGTCGCCGGCCGCGACTACCTGGGCAGCGACGAGCTGATCAGCGACCTCGAGCTGATCCGGGCGTCGCTGGCCCGCAACTCCGGCCAGCTCACCGCCGTCGGTGTGGTCGCCACCGCGATCCGTACGGTGTCGGCGTTCGGCCTGCAGCTGGCCACGCTCGACGTCCGCGAGCACGCCGAGAAGCACCACGAGGTGCTGCAGCAGATGTACGCCCAGGTCGGCGAGGTGGAGGACTACGCCGCGCTCGACCGGGCCGAGCGCACCAAGCTGCTCGCCACCGAGCTCGCCGGGCGGCGCCCCCTCGCCAGCGCCGACACGCCGCTGACCGATTCGGCCCGCAAGACGTTCGACGTGTTCAACACGATCCGCGACGTGCAGGACAGGTTCGGCGCCGACGTCATCGAGACGTACATCATCTCGATGACCCTGGGTGTGGACGACGTGCTGGCGGCGGCCGTGCTGGCCCGCGAGGCCGGCCTCGTCGACATCCACACCGGGCGGGCGCGGGTCAACATCGTGCCGCTGCTGGAGACGCCGGCCGAGCTGGACGCGGGTGGCGACCTGCTCGACGAGATGCTGACGCTGCCGGCGTACCGCGAGATCGTGCGGGCCCGCGGCGACGTGCAGGAAGTGATGCTCGGCTACTCCGACTCCAACAAGGAGGGCGGCATCACCACCAGCCAGTGGGGCATCCACAAGGCACAGCGCTCACTGCGTGACGTGGCCGCCCGGCACGGCGTACGGCTGCGGCTCTTCCACGGCCGCGGTGGCACAGTGGGCCGTGGTGGCGGCCCCACGCACGAGGCGATCCTGGCCCAGCCCTACGGCACGCTCGACGGCGCGATCAAGGTGACCGAGCAGGGCGAAGTCATCTCCGACAAGTACACGCTGCCGGCCCTGGCCCGGGAAAACCTCGAGCTCACGGTGGCCGCGGTGCTGCAGGCGACCCTGCTGCACACCTCGCCGTCGGTCGACCTCGAACGGCTGGCTCGCTGGGACCGCACGATGGACACGGCCTCCGACGCGGCGTACGCGCAGTACCGCTCGCTGGTCGAGAACCCGGACCTGCCCGCGTACTTCTGGGCGGCCACCCCGACCGAGCTGCTGGGCGCGCTGAACATCGGCTCCCGCCCGGCCAAGCGCCCGAACACGGACGCCGGTCTGGGCGGCCTGCGGGCGATCCCGTGGGTGTTCGGCTGGACCCAGACGCGGCAGATCGTGCCGGGCTGGTTCGGCGTCGGCACCGGGCTCAAGGCGGCTCGCGAGGCCGGGCACGCCGAGGCGCTGCGCGAGATGCACGCCAACTGGCAGTTCTTCCAGACGTTCCTGTCCAACGTCGAGATGATGCTGAACAAGACCGACCTGACCATCGCTCACCGCTACGTCGAAACGCTGGTGCCCGAGCACCTGCACCCGATCTTCGAGACGATCCGGGCGGAGTACGAGCTGACCGTGCGCGAGGTGCTGGCGATCACCGGCACGTCGGAGCTGCTGGAGAACCAGCCCGAGCTCAAGCGCACGCTGGGCGTCCGCGACACCTATCTCGAGCCGCTGCACCACCTGCAGGTGGCGCTGCTCCGGCAGTATCGCGAGGCCGGTGAGGCGGACCGCCAGGCCATGGTGGCGCCGGGGGCGCGCCGGTCGCCGTCCGACTCGACGGCCCTGGAAAGGGCGCTGCTGACCTCGGTCAACGGCATCGCCGCCGGTATGCGCAACACGGGCTGA
- a CDS encoding ATP-binding protein, whose protein sequence is MNEDDLDTLLENLRGHGADHLECEVKRARGGLPVTLWESISAFANVDGGCILLGVDEKSGFTVVGVDDPAQMEAQVAAVCSEMEPPVRAEIRTVRLEGRNVVLCVVPPVPRNQRPCFKRSLGPHQGSRVRVADGDRKMTDYEVAILLSNRSEPRFDVSPVPRATPEDLDQELLAAFLRRIRSTKETFGRVDDERALRMLNVLTSYEGRTVPTLAGLLVFGIYPQTFEPQLNVTFVAYPEAEAGAVGRFGERFIDNRSIDGPIPLMVAQCIQALKHNMKRRSIVSGIFRVDEWEYPEEVLREALVNALVHRDYSEMARGTQVQVELYPDRLVIRNPGGLYGPVDVSSLGTTTITASRNKVLLKILEDTPLGDGRMVCENRGTGIARMLMGLAEAGMEPPRFTDTISSFTVEFPNHTLLDQDSIDWLASLPIGPLSRSQMMALAMMRDGSVLTNATYRTLTGVQDSRTASRELRELAESGVVEQLGTRGSTTYRVISADHPGGLSEKDSGLANADLAVLKALADGPRSRAEIEMASGLATDPVHRALRRLRDGGRVRMLGKPRSPSAKWTLTR, encoded by the coding sequence ATGAACGAAGACGATCTCGACACCCTCTTGGAAAATCTCCGCGGGCATGGCGCCGACCATCTCGAGTGCGAGGTCAAGAGGGCTAGGGGCGGACTTCCGGTCACGCTGTGGGAGTCAATCAGCGCCTTCGCAAACGTCGACGGCGGATGCATCTTGCTCGGAGTCGATGAGAAGAGTGGCTTCACCGTTGTGGGGGTCGACGACCCGGCCCAGATGGAGGCCCAGGTCGCTGCTGTCTGCTCGGAGATGGAGCCCCCGGTCCGCGCCGAGATCCGTACCGTTCGGCTTGAGGGCCGAAACGTCGTTCTCTGTGTAGTGCCGCCGGTGCCTCGCAATCAGCGTCCGTGCTTCAAACGATCTCTCGGCCCTCACCAAGGATCTCGCGTCCGGGTTGCCGACGGTGATCGGAAGATGACGGACTATGAGGTAGCGATTCTGCTGTCGAATCGATCTGAGCCTCGGTTCGATGTCAGCCCTGTCCCGCGCGCGACGCCCGAAGATCTCGATCAGGAACTCCTGGCGGCCTTTCTCCGGCGGATTCGCAGCACCAAGGAAACCTTTGGACGAGTGGACGATGAGCGGGCGCTCCGGATGCTCAACGTTTTGACATCGTACGAGGGCCGGACCGTACCGACGCTTGCCGGGCTTCTGGTCTTCGGTATCTATCCGCAAACCTTCGAGCCACAGTTGAACGTCACCTTCGTCGCCTACCCAGAAGCCGAGGCCGGCGCGGTCGGGCGCTTCGGTGAGCGGTTCATCGACAACCGATCCATCGATGGGCCCATTCCCCTGATGGTGGCCCAGTGCATCCAGGCGCTGAAACACAACATGAAACGGCGCAGCATCGTGTCCGGGATCTTCCGGGTCGACGAGTGGGAATACCCGGAAGAGGTGCTGCGCGAAGCCCTGGTGAACGCTCTGGTGCATCGCGACTACTCGGAGATGGCTCGTGGCACCCAAGTCCAGGTGGAGTTGTATCCCGATCGTCTGGTCATTCGGAACCCCGGTGGTCTCTACGGTCCGGTGGATGTCAGCTCTCTCGGCACGACGACGATCACAGCCTCGCGCAACAAGGTTCTGCTGAAGATCCTTGAGGACACGCCCCTGGGTGACGGTCGCATGGTCTGCGAGAATCGCGGGACCGGCATCGCGCGGATGTTGATGGGTCTGGCCGAGGCCGGGATGGAACCGCCGCGCTTCACCGACACGATCTCCTCGTTCACCGTCGAGTTCCCGAATCACACGCTTCTCGACCAGGACTCCATCGACTGGCTCGCATCACTGCCGATCGGGCCGTTGTCGCGGTCCCAGATGATGGCGCTCGCGATGATGCGGGACGGGTCGGTACTGACCAACGCGACCTATCGCACGCTCACGGGAGTCCAGGACAGTCGGACTGCGAGCCGTGAGCTCAGGGAACTCGCCGAGTCCGGCGTCGTCGAGCAACTCGGCACCCGAGGCTCGACCACGTATCGTGTGATCTCCGCGGACCATCCCGGTGGCTTGTCCGAGAAGGATTCCGGTCTGGCGAACGCCGACTTGGCGGTACTCAAGGCGCTCGCGGATGGGCCACGCTCTCGGGCCGAGATAGAGATGGCGTCCGGGTTGGCTACCGATCCCGTGCATCGGGCACTGCGCCGGCTTCGTGACGGCGGGCGGGTCCGGATGTTGGGCAAGCCGCGCTCACCCAGCGCGAAATGGACGCTGACGCGGTGA